AGTTGCCTTGCTGTTCCCTGATCTTCCCAAACCGGTACTGATGCCTATGGCAATCCTTGCAGGTGCGCTTTGCGGGGCTTTCTGGGGCTTTATCCCGGGGATTCTCAAGGCAAAGCTCCAGGTAAGCGAATTGCTTTCCACTGTTATGCTCAACTATATTGCAGCCCAGTTCTATACGTTCTTTCTCCGCGGGCCGATGCTCGACCCTGCCGAGATTACCATGGGAAGCGGGACTCCCCAGTCGATGCGCTTGACCAAGAACATTTGGCTGGATCGTTTCCTTCCTGGCACACGGCTCCATACAGGGCTTTTCCTTGCCCTTGCCTTGGCCCTTATCATTTACCTGGTGCTCTGGAAAACCTCCTTCGGCTACAAGATGCGCGCTGCAGGGGCAAGTGCCCGGGCTGCCAAGTATGGTGGTATCAATGTGGCTTGGTATCTGATAATCGCCATGGCAATCAGTGGTGCCTTTGCGGGTATCGCCGGTTACGTTGAGGTAGCTGGTGTCCACAGGAGAGCCATCGAAGGCATTACCGGTGGTTACGGTTTCAGCGGCATCGTCGTTGCCCTCTTCGGAGGATTGCATCCGGCAGGAATTATCCCGGCCTCTTTCTTCTTTGGCCTTTTGCTTGTAGGCGCAGACATGACCCAGCGAATGGTGGGAGTACCTGCCAATATGGTGTATGTATTGCAAGGCATCATCATTTTGGTCATTGTAGCTACCCAGATGATCCTGGCTGACCCCTATCTGATGGAAAAAGTCTGGCGTAAATTCCAGAAACTTACACACCACACCAAGGAGGTGGAAGCATGAGCTTTATAGAAAATATCCTTTCGCTTGGAATTCCCTTTTCCGTAGCCCTGTTGATTGCCTCCCTTGGGGAGATGTTCAACCAGCGCGCCGGTATCTTCAACCTCGGATGCGAGGGGATCATGGCAATGGGAGCCTTTTTGGGAATGTTGGTTCCTTTTAGCTTTGGGCATGGCGGGGCAACCCCGGGAATTTATAATATCCTCGGGCTGTTGCTGGCAATGGGAGTCGGAGCACTGTTTGGGATGCTATTCGGTCTGGTCGTCGTAACCTTCCGTGCACCCCAGGGAATTGCCGGTATCGGGTTGCAGATGTTTGGTGTAGGAACTGCCGGAACCCTCTTCAGGCATTTCGTAGGTGGCTCTCAGAGTATCCCTGGCATCAGCGAACTCCCGATCCCTGTTCTCTCGAAAATACCTCTTCTTGGGCCTATTCTATTTTCCCACAACCCATTGGTGTATCTGGCTTTTGCTTTTGTCCCTGTTTCCTGGTACATTCTTTTCAAAACCCCCTGGGGGTTGAAAGTTCGTGCAGTAGGGACCAACCCAAGGGCTGCTGACTCTATCGGTATTGAAGTAAACAAGGTACGTTTCCAAGCTCTTGCAGTCGGAGGGGCCCTTGCAGGTCTTGCCGGGGCTTACCTGAGCCTTTGCCAGGTAAAGATGTTCAGTGATGAAATCATTGCAGGAAGAGGGTTCATCGCCGTTGCCTTGGTCTATTTCGGCCACTGGAATCCTGTAAAGATTATGGCTGGCGCTTTGCTTTTCAGCCTTGCACAATCCCTTCAACTAGCAATTCAGGGCCAGGGAATCAATTTCCCCTATGAATTTGCAGTAATGCTTCCCTATGTTCTGGTTATCATTGTATTGGCTTTCAGCCGTGAAAGCCAGTTGCTTGGACCTACAGCACTAGGCAAGCCGTTTAATAGGGAAAAAAGAACCTGACCGACAATTGTCAGCCGGGTATTGACCGATTTCTCATGTGTTGGAATGGGGGCTGCGTTGCAGCCCCCTTCCTCTTTTCATGCAACAATGATTCGGCTTTTTAAAGGTAGGATATGAAGTAGGACTGTTCCAAGAAGTGCTAAGAATATATTAATAATAAATAGTTGCTTAAAGCATAATTGAAGAATACGATATGTAGATAACATTTCTTAGGATAATCCCAATATGCAACAGTATAAAAAACGAAAATTAAGTATTGACCAACAAATTGCCCATATGAGAGAAACAAAAGGAATAAAATTCAGCGTATCTACAGAAGACGATGCAAAAGATTTTTTACAAACGAGCAATTACTATTTCAGAGTCAAGTCTTATGCCAAGAATTATGATAAATTTCAAGCCCCCCCACGTGAAGGTAAATATATTAATCTGGATTTTGCATATCTAAAAGAATTGTCAATAATAGATATGCATTTCAAAGATATAATCCATAGAATCCTTGAAGCAATAGAACATTTTGCGAAGTTGCAAATAGTAAATGATTTGGAGAACAATCCAAGTGAAGACGGTTATAATATAGTTAGACTTTTCTTTGAAAATGACCTAATGATAAATGAAAACAGAATCTTGAATACAATTTCGAAACACAAAAATAGTTACTGTGGTAATTTGATCAATAAATATTGTCCATCATATAACCCTTCACCAAATGACCAAGCGTTTGCTTTATGGAATGTAGAGGAAGTACTATCCTTCGGAGATTTTATCAAACTATTCGAATTCTATTATACAAAGTATCCAAGCCAAACATTTGATATTAAAAAAACCAGAAGTCTGCTCTGGTCAGCAAGAATGCTTCGTAATGCGGTAGCCCATGACAACTGTTTGCTTAATAGCGTCCGGACTGGTTATGCTAATAACAATTTTAAAATTAACCTGTATCTAAATACCTATATTCAGAAAAATATAAAAACAATTTCTCAACAAACTCGTAGTTCAAAATTATCAAATCCCGTAATTCATGATTTTGTTGCATCCTTGATTCTGTTTGATGAAATAGTAACAAGCAGAGAAATAAAAAAATCAAGAATCGATGAGTTATCTTCTTTTATTAATACAAGATGCAGAAACCACAAAGAGTATTTTGAAAAAAATTCATATCTAAGCTCAACCTATCAGTTCATAAAGAAAATCGTTGACTATTATGCCAGCGTTATATAAGATAATACATGATGAACAAAAAAATGCCTTGCCGGCATCTTTTATAGGAGGGGATCCCGCCGTCGTATACGGACAGATTCACTCCGATTTTTTTTGCTTTTTCAGTTAATTCCATCCTATTTATCCAGGTTTTCCACCTTCCGTCCCCTCCTCCTGCAACAAGACGCAACTGCTCCTTGACTATTTCCACAATTCAAGTGAAAATATATCGGTATAGTATCACAGACCGATGTATCCATTCTCAGGATGCTGACGCTAAGCGGCTAACAACTGTTCCCAACTTAATCAAATGGTCCCATTACATTCCGGTTTCATAAGGAATCAGGGTGCAATGGTATTGGAGGGCAAAGCTGTGTATGCTTTCAGCGTAAATGGAAACCAGATTTCCTATGAAGGTGAAGATAAGAAACTTCTCCGTTTCCTACGGGAAGACCTTAACCTTACCGGAACCAAAGATGGTTGCAGTGAAGGGGCCTGTGGCACCTGTACTGTTTTGATAGATGGCAAGAAGACAAAGGCGTGTGTACCTTCCCTTTCAAAGCTGGAAGGAAAATCAATCATAACCATAGAAGGCCTGACAGAAAGGGAAGACGAGGTCTATTCCTACTGTTTTGCTGAAGCTGGTGCAGTCCAGTGCGGCTTCTGTACCCCTGGGATGATCCTTTGTGCAAAAAGTCTCATTGATGTCGAGAAGAATCCTACTCTCGATATGGTAAAGAAAACCATTAAAGGTAACATCTGCCGATGCACCGGGTATAAGAAAATCGAGGAAGCCATTTTGATGGCTGCAACCTTTATGCGGGAAGATAAACCCGTCCCCAAGCAAGAAGAAGAGCCTAAACTTACAAAGAAATTCCGTCGCGTCGATGCAGTGGAAAAAGCCCTGGGAACAGGGCTCTATACCGACGATATCCGTATCGATGGCATGGTGTTTGCAAAAGCACTCCGGTCAGCCTACCCCAGGGCCCGGGTGTTAGAAATCGACTCAAGTGAAGCGGAAAAACATCCTGACTTCATACGCATGATCACAGCCTCCGATATACCGGAAAACAAACTCGGGCACCTCACCCAGGACTGGGATGTCTTTATTGCCAAGGGAGATATTACCCGTTATATCGGTGACGCCATTTGCCTGGTCGTTTCAAAAAGAAGGGAAACCCTCGACGAAATCGCTTCTCTGGTCAAGGTAGACTATGAGGTACTCAAGCCCGTGCTCTCCATCGAGGAAGCACTAGCTGAAGAAGCCCCCTTGATCCATGAGGGGGGGAATACCCTTTCGGTGGAACATATTGTCAGGGGTGATGCTGATTCTGCGATTGCAAACAGCAAGCATGTAATCTCACGGATTTACCATACCCCCTATACCGAACATGCCTTCATGGAACCGGAATGTGCAGTAGCCCTCAGCGAAGGGAAAGATGGTGTCCTTGTATATACTTCTGGGCAATCAATTTATGATGAACAGCATGAGATTTCGCGTATGCTACGATTGCCTACTTCTAAGGTCCACTGCCACAGTATGCTCGTAGGGGGAGGCTTCGGCGGCAAAGAAGACATGAGTGTACAGCACCATGCAGCCTTGGCTGCCTGGATACTCAAGCAACCGGTCAAAGTAAAGCTCAGCAGGCAGGAAAGCCTGATGGTTCACCCCAAACGCCATCCTATGGACATCGAGTTGACCACAGCCTGCGACGAAAACGGAAAACTGACTGCAATGAAAGCCGTTATCCTGGCAAATACAGGAGCCTATGCTTCCCTTGGGGGGCCGGTTTTGCAAAGGGCCTGCACCCATGCCTCCGGTCCTTACAATTTCCAGAACTTCGATGTCCTGGGAAAAGCGATTTATACAAATCTGGTACCGGCTGGAGCCTTCAGGGGCTTTGGGGTTACCCAGAGTTGCTTTGCAGTCGAGTCGAATATCAACCTGCTTGCCGACGAACTGGGATTGGATTACTGGACGTTCAGGAGATTAAATGCCCTTAAACCAGGCGACATCATGCCAAACGGCCAGATAGCCGGTGGCGATACCGGTATCATAGAATGCCTCGATGCTGTCAAGGAAGCGTATTTTGCATCACCGCGTTCAGGCATTGCCTGTGCTTTGAAAAACAGCGGAGTCGGGGTTGGGGTGCCAGATAGCGGCCGCTGCATCCTCTCGGTTGAGCAGGGAATCGTGCACATCCGAACCAGTGCAGCCTGCATGGGGCAGGGAGTTGCTACCATGTGCACCCAGATGCTTGGGGAGACTTGCAGCTTAAAAACCTCACAGATGCTCGTTGAGCGACCCGATACCGTCAGAACCCCGGATTCGGGAACCAGTACAGCCTCAAGGCAGACTGTATTTACCGGAGAAGCTGTAAAACGGGCAGCCCTTCAATTGAAGGATGCGCTTGCCGAAAAAATGCTTGCCGATCTTGAAGGCAGGGAATTCTATGGTGAATATACCAGTGAGACAGACCCGATAACCTCGACTAAAAAAAATCCAGTCAGCCATGTAGCCTACAGTTATTCTGCCCAGGTGGTTACTTTGGATGAAAGCGGTAGACTGGAAAACGTCGTCGCTGCCTGTGATGTCGGGACAATAGTGAATATGCAAGCTTTGACAGGCCAGATTGAAGGTGGAGTGGCCATGGGACTGGGTTACGGCTTGACGGAAGACTTCCCCATGAAAGATGGCTATCTTGATGTGAAATACGGGACCCTTGGGTTGCTCAGGGCAACCGATGTCCCCAATATCGAGGTCAAACTGGTGGAAGGGCCGAACAAGAGCCCTATTGCCTACGGGGTAAAGGGAGTCGGTGAACTCTGTACCATTCCAACTGCCCCGGCATGCCAGAATGCCTACTACCGCTTTGACGGCAAGTTCCGCACTTCTCTTCCGTTGGAAGAAACTGCATACAGGAAGAAAAAGAACTGAGAAACATATCTAGATTTTGAGTCAGAGCCTACATACAGGAAAAGGTCGCCTTGGCGACCTTTTCCCTTAAAAGCCTAGTCTTATTTCTCGACTTTTCTACTTACCTTCCGCACTGCGCGGAACGGTCTCCCCCCTAGTTTCTGGCTGAGGAATTGCTTGCATGGGTTTCGGCCTAGCATACTTGGGGGCATCGAGTGCCTTTCATGGCTTTTGTGCTTGGATCTCAACAATGTTGAGTCCTCTTCGTTAGGAAGTTTTGTAAGCATACTGAATCCTCCTTCCTGATGAGAAACAAACAGCCTCTCCCTAAAGTATAATCCATATTCTTCAAAATTCAAGGCACGCAACGACCTTGAGAAACTCGCAAACCTGTGCATACTTTGAGAGGACAGGTTTCTTTGGAGTCTTTATACTTCTTTTTGCGAGGCCGATGAAATGCAGTGGTTACAGAACCTGAACGACGCACTCACCTACATTGAAAACAATCTTGATGGCGAAATCTCCTATGAGAAGGCTGCCCGGCTTGGAGGATGCTCTACCTACCACTTCCAGAGGATGTTTGCCTATGTCAGCGGAGTTCCTCTCTCTGAGTATATTCGTAGAAGAAGACTTACCAAGGCTGCTTTCGATTTGCAACGGGGAGATAAAGTACTGGAGGTAGCCCTTCGCTATGGGTATGAGTCTCCAACTTCATTCAACCGGGCATTTTGCAATCTGCACGGAATGGTTCCTTCCCTGGCTCGCAAACAAGGGTCTGCCTTGAAGGCATATCCCAGGATGACATTCAGCATGACTATCAAAGGAGATCAGGAAATGGATTACAGAATCGAAAAGAAAGAAGCGTTTAGAACAATCGGTGTCAAGCTTTCACTAGAGAAAGACTCAGATTCGAGTTTTGAAAAAATTCCCCATTTCTGGGCACAAAAACAACAGGATGGAACCATTGCAAAGCTCTGTTCTATGATGGGAGAAAAACCCGAGGGCTTATTTGGTATCTGCAGCAGCCAAGAGAAACTCTGGCAGTGGAATTATTACATTGCAGTAACCTCTTCTGGTACAGCGCCGCAGGGTTTTGAGAGTTATACGGTCCCCGCTGCCACCTGGGCCGTATTCCCCTCAAGAGGCCCCATGCCCCAGGCTATACAGAATCTGCAGAAACAGATTATGAGCGAATGGCTTCCCACATCAAACTACGAACTGGGGACGGCCCCTGACATAGAGGTCTATCTATCGGAAGATCCCTCAGACCAGAGTTTCGAGGTCTGGCTACCGATAGAGGCCAAGGGTTGATAGCTTGCCAAGGAGTATATGCATGATATCATATACATATGATATTAAAACATGCACGATACCTGGGAAGTGACCACTTGGTCCACACCGGCGATATTAAAATCTCCTCTTCCGTCATTGGTGAGATTGCTGACAATCTTGACCCCAATAGGGGTGAGGAGATTTTCGACTGTACCCACTACCTCATTTTACCCTCCCTTGCCGATTGTCATGTGCATACCCCCGACACCCTGCTCAGGGGTTTGAACAGGGATATGCCCATGAAGGACTGGTGTAATGATAGCGTTCAGGGAAAACTACAGAGATTTATTTTTGACTACCTCGACGGCATTGTCGAAACCCCGGCTTTCAGGACCTTGGTTCTGTATGCCTATATGCAGTATGTCAAACAAGGGGTTTCCTTTATTGTTGAAACCGGGCAGGCAGACGAATCCTCAGCTGTCTTGCAAGAATGTGCCCAAGAAATCGGGATAAAAGCCCTCGTCGACTATTACGACCAATATCCGCCAGAAAAAGAGGAAACCGATCTCGTGATTCAAGGCACCCACCTGAGTGAAGAAGAAGACCTCACTGAGGAAATCCTGGAGAAAACAAGGATCCGATACGCGCAGGACAAGCCTTTCTTGATGACCCATTGCCTGGAGACAAGCTGGAGACGGGCAGAAATAAAGAAAAAGTTCGGGCTGTCTACCATTGAACTACTTGCCCGTGAGCATATGCTTGGGGAAAAAACCATTCTGTTTCACTGCGTAGAAACCACAGAAGATGACATCTTACTTTTGGCCAAACATCAGGCAAATGTTGTACATTGCCCACTTTCCAATATACAAAGCAGCGAGGGGAACATGAACCTCTGCTCTATGCTCCAGCAAAAGATCAATGTAACGCTAGGCACCGATTTTATAACCCATGACCTCTGGGATGTCATGAGAACCACCTATGGGGAATTGAAGCAGGGAATGCACCCTGAGCTCTATACGGCAAACATCGTCTTTGACATGGTTACCACCCATGCCGCCCCGTTAGCAGAAGGTACCGGATATTGTGGAATAATCGAAGAAGGCAATAGCGCTGACCTATGCTTTATCAAACTCAACAACCAGGTAAGCCCACTCATCTCGTTACCCGGATTCTCCAATATCATGCACAACATTGTCCTCTATACCCGCAATGAGATGATAGACCATGTCATGTCCAACGGCGTGTGGATCATGCAGGATAAAAAATTCCTGACCATTGACGAAGAGAAAATCAGAAGGGAATATTCTCTGCTTGTTGCCCAGCTATTCCAGAATAAATAGAAAGCGATAGGCTACCACTAAAAAAGCTCCCCCTGGTGGGGGAGAGACTTTACAATAATAGTTTAGCTGTCTATCTATTTGCTCACTTTACCGAAGGAATGGTAGTACCGTAGGAATCCCAATTGGCAACAAGAGAATCGATCACCTTCGACCCGACTAAAAACCCGTTCTTCATCCCCATCGAGAAAGCACCTGAGCTTGCGCTAAGGCTTTCAAGCACCGTTTGACCGGGATACGGTTGATCAAAATTGACAACATCACGACAGACAAGCAAACGGTCGAGCAAGCCGTAATTCATGGCAGCAACACCGAAAGCACTGTCTTCCATCTGGGTTACCATATAGGTTCCAGCCCCATAGGCAGCACAGACTTCATCTGCATGCAAAGAAGAGTGTTCACCATGCCAGTAGCTGTCTCCGGTTACCGAGACGCCCATGCGAACGGCAGGGGTTTCCAGAGCCTCTGCAGCACCGTAATTGGCTCTGTATGCGGCTGCCTTTGGATCATCGACAAGCACAACATCCTTTGTAGTCTCATAGGCCCACTGGGAAAGGCTTGCGTTGAGCTTGATATACCCTGCCCTGTCGTATCCTTCGCTACGAAGGAAGGTAGCAGAGGTGCCAGGGGCAATATCGGACTCAGTCCAGGCATGGCCAAGCTCGAAGTCTACCAATTCATTTGCCCAGACAACGTCCCCCAAGGTCCCACGCTGCGGAGGCATCCCGGAACATCCGGAAACCAAGATATAGGTCTGGGAGAAATCAAACCGTGGGTCACTGAGAATTGCAGTGAGCGTTGATGAGGCTTGAGCCTTGCCCATACCTGCGATACATCCTGCAACACCATCATCGTTGATATACAAGGTCAAAGGCATGGAATTGAGCGTGTAACTTTCAGCACCATCAAAATAGGTTTCATAGTAATTCTGAAATTCACCGGCAAAGTCCCCTTTATTTGCACCAACTTCAAACATGTCGAGCACGAGTACCTTGACTACGGGTTTTTCGACCACGCCCTGCGCCATAAGGTTTGTTGCAGAAATTACCAATACAAGCAACAAGATTGTCATCTTCACATACTTTTTCATTCTAGACTCCCCACATTGTGTTTCGTTTCATGAAAGATACTTGAATTTATGTTGCAAAAACAAGGGTGTTTTTGTTTTTAGTCATATTTCTTACTTTGTACAACAGTACACAAAGGAACCCTGTACAAGACTTTTACAAGAATTTCACCAAGGGACATACTTCTTTTCCATCAGTGATTACTTACCAGACCGAAAGGTATTTCTTCTTTGCTTACCACTATGACACTTTTTGTAATTATGTTAAAATAAACTCACGGGTTTATTCCCGAATAAATCAGCAGTAACCAAAGAAAGGAAACAAGCCGATGAATACATCACGTTTCGATACATTACTGACCTCACTTCGCACCGTATCGGATAACCTCTCGAAAACGCTCCCCTTCAAAAAGATTTCAGGATTCATTGAAGAAATACAACAAACCAAACCAGCTTGGCCCCCACTGAGAATAGGAAGGCTTGTAGCTCCTGTTCCTATCGTACAGGGTGGAATGGGCGTAGGAATCTCTCTTTCATCCCTAGCCTCTGCTGTCGCAGAAGCCGGTGGTATCGGTGTCATTGCGGCAAATGGGATTGGACTTCTGGAAAAGGATTACTTTGAGGATGGGCAGGCAGCAGGTCTGCGTGCCTTCAGAAGGGAAATCAGGACAGCCAGGGAAAAGACAAAGGGGATTATCGGGGTCAACATCATGGTTGCCCTCAATGATTTCCACCAGATGCTCGACGTCGCTATTGAAGAAAAGGTCGATATCGTTTTCATGGGTGCAGGACTGCCTATCAAAGGGCTCCCGGTAGCACGGATGAGAGAAAACGGTGTTGCCGTTGCCCCTATCGTAAGTTCGGCAAGAGCTGCCGAAATGATTTTCAAAATGTGGGGGAAAATCTACCAGGATATTCCCGATGCCGTAGTCTTTGAAGGTCCATTGGCCGGAGGACACCTCGGGTTTGCCCCTGAACAACTGGACAAGGAAGAGTTCCAGCTCAAGGCAATTGTCCCTCAGATTGTAGAGGCCTTGATTCCCTTTTCCAAAGAGTTCGGAAGGGAAATACCGGTTATCGCAGGTGGCGGGGTATATTCAGGACAGGATGTCTACGATACCTTGCAACTCGGCGCCAGCGGTGTCCAAATGGCTACCCGCTTCGTTGCTACTGATGAATGCGACGCAGACATCAAATTCAAACAAGCCTATGTCGATTGCACAGAGGACCAGATCGGTCTCATAAAAAGCCCTGTCGGCATGCCAGGACGTGCAATACGCAATGACTTCATACTTGCAGCAGAGGAAGGGAGACGCCCCTCCTTCCGTTGTGCCTGGAAATGTCTAGCTTCCTGCAAAGCCCAGGATGCCAACTATTGCATTTCCATTGCATTGAACAATGCGCGCAAAGGTCTTTTACGTCAGGGCTTTGTATTCGTAGGGGCAAATGCCTATAAGATTGATTCCATTGTACCCGTCGCATCGCTTGTGAATGAATTGGCCGAAGGATATTGGCTCGCAGCCCATGAAAAAGCCTCGGTCAAACTGGAACAACTGGTAGAGCGGGCCGAGAAACTCTGGAAAAAATATGAGGGTATGGATTCTCTGGTGATCGAACTGGGAAAAGCCTATGAGCAGGCATTGCATGCGCTGCCCGAGATTTCCCTGACAGAGCTCCGCAACCAGTATAACAGTGCAATATCCAAAGCAAGGAATCTACAACTACAGACAGTGGAACATGTGGTAGGCGCTTGGGATTTGTTCAAAGCTTCCCCGGCAACCGTCCCACAGACTTCCAAGTAAGAAAGAAACCGGGAATTGCTTTCAGCTTCTCACCGGTAAGGCAAAGCAACGAGCGACCATCCAGATGTAATACTGTAGGGTCGCTCGTTTTAGTCTCTTTCGTTTACATATGTTACAGAAGTTTCTCTTTGCCACTGAAAATTTCTGAAACCTTCAACACAGCAGCACCATGACCGGGATGCTTGCTCGGGTTCCAGGTTTTCATGAAACTATAGTAAGATCCTTCAGTATGGTACTCGAGCTCACCCTTTATCTGGAAGGATTTCCCTTCCTTGGTAATAAACAGAACAGTAGCCTTGCTGCCCTGTTGGATATTCTCAAAGGTTTTCTGAAAATAGTTATTGGCTATGACAATCTCGCTCTCTTGGTAAAGGCCGACACAGGTTGCATAGATGCTGTTAGGAATCCCTTCGCCATTGACGGTGGTAAATACTACCGCCGGTTCCCTCTGTTCCCAGGCATCTAATACCCTTTTTGGCAATTTCTCCATGATTCACTCCTTATTCTTTATTCAGACAGCTTTTTCAAACTGGCTATTATACAAAGATGCATAAAACCCATTCTTTGCCAAAAGATCGTTGTGCGTGCCCTGCTCCACGATATCGCCATCATTCATTACCAAGATTAAATCTGCATTCTTGATCGTAGACAGCCGATGGGCGATGATAAAACTCGTACGGTTCTCCATGAGGGTATCCATGGCCTTCTGGATCAAGATTTCGGTTCGGGTGTCGACACTGCTCGTTGCTTCATCAAGGATGAGAATCTTCGGATCGGCCAGAATGGCCCTGGCAATGGTCAGCAATTGCTTCTGCCCTTGGGATATATTGTTTGCCTCTTCATTCAGCACCTGCGAATATCCATCGGGCAACGTTCGCACAAAGTGATCAACCTGGGCTGCAATGGCAGCTTCCTTCACTTCTTCATCAGTCGAACCGAGTTTTCCGTAGCGGATATTGTCGGCAATGGTACCGTTGAAGAGCCAGGTATCCTGTAGGACCATACCAAAAAGGGAGCGGAGTTCGCCCCGCTTGAAGTTCTTGATATCGCGTCCGTCAATCAGGATTGCGCCGTTATCGACATCATAATATCGCATCAAAAGCTTTACCATAGTTGTTTTTCCAGCACCGGTAGGACCTACGATGGCAATTTTCTGTCCAGGCATAACCGACGCGCTAAAATTATGGATGACCGTTTTGTCAGGGGTATATCCAAAAGAAACCCTATCGAAACAAATATTTCCATCCACATGCACCACAAGGTCAGTGTCACTGATAGTATCGTCATTTTGAATTGACAAGGCATGTTCGGTTTCCCTCAGTTCCTCTTTTTCCCCAAGGAATTCAAAGACTCTCTCTGCCGCGGCCGCTGTCTGCTGGAGAATATTGGAAATATTTGCAATCTGGGAAATTGGCTGGTTGAATGAGCGCACATACTGGATGAAGGCCTGGATTCCCCCAACGGTCATCGTACCGTTTGCGGCAAAATATCCTCCGAAGATACAGATGGAAACATAGGAAAGGTTCCCGATAAACATAATTATGGGCATCATGAGCCCGGAAAGGAAATTCGATTTCCATGCCGAATCATACAGGGCTTCGTTATAGTCCTTGAAAATCCTTGCAGAATCCTCTTCCCCGTTAAACGCCTTGACCACTACATGTCCTGAAAGCATCTCCTCGACATGTCCGTTTACCTTACCGAGATACTTCTGCTGGGCCTTGAAGTGTTTCTGCGATTTTTTGACAATTCTCACTACCACCACAAGGGAAACAGGAATCACCACCAAGGCAATCAGGGTCAGGCGCCAGCTAATGGAAAACATCATGATTCCGATCCCGATAATCGAGGTAACGGAGGTAATGATCTGGGTCATACTCTGGTTCATTGTCTGGCTGATAGTATCGACGTCATTGGTAATTCGGCTAAGCACTTCACCATGGGTTGTCTTGTCATAATAACCAAGAGGCAGACTGTGCATTTTCTCACTGATGTTGTTTCTGAGCCTAAAGGTAACCTTTGCGGTTATGCCTGACATCACAAACCCCTGCAGATACATGAAGACAGCACTGGTGACGTACAGGACAACCAGAAAGAGGATAATCTCCCCTATCCTTGAAAAGTCGATACTGCCACTCCCGGCAATCTTTGCCATCATGCCGGTAAACAATACATCGGTAGCCTGACCCAACATTTTTGGTCCGATAATCGTAAAGACAGTGGATAGTACGGCAAGAATCCAGACAATCAGAATCATCCAGACATATTTGCCGAGGTACCCGATCAATTTAGCCATAGTACCGGAGAAATCTTTTGCCTTTTCCCCTGCCATCATACCATGCCTTCCCGGTCCTCCGCCTATGGGACCACGGCCCAGGGGACCTTTCTGAGAATTGGTTTTTGGTTCGTTTG
The sequence above is a segment of the Sphaerochaeta pleomorpha str. Grapes genome. Coding sequences within it:
- a CDS encoding AraC family transcriptional regulator, giving the protein MQWLQNLNDALTYIENNLDGEISYEKAARLGGCSTYHFQRMFAYVSGVPLSEYIRRRRLTKAAFDLQRGDKVLEVALRYGYESPTSFNRAFCNLHGMVPSLARKQGSALKAYPRMTFSMTIKGDQEMDYRIEKKEAFRTIGVKLSLEKDSDSSFEKIPHFWAQKQQDGTIAKLCSMMGEKPEGLFGICSSQEKLWQWNYYIAVTSSGTAPQGFESYTVPAATWAVFPSRGPMPQAIQNLQKQIMSEWLPTSNYELGTAPDIEVYLSEDPSDQSFEVWLPIEAKG
- a CDS encoding amidohydrolase family protein yields the protein MILKHARYLGSDHLVHTGDIKISSSVIGEIADNLDPNRGEEIFDCTHYLILPSLADCHVHTPDTLLRGLNRDMPMKDWCNDSVQGKLQRFIFDYLDGIVETPAFRTLVLYAYMQYVKQGVSFIVETGQADESSAVLQECAQEIGIKALVDYYDQYPPEKEETDLVIQGTHLSEEEDLTEEILEKTRIRYAQDKPFLMTHCLETSWRRAEIKKKFGLSTIELLAREHMLGEKTILFHCVETTEDDILLLAKHQANVVHCPLSNIQSSEGNMNLCSMLQQKINVTLGTDFITHDLWDVMRTTYGELKQGMHPELYTANIVFDMVTTHAAPLAEGTGYCGIIEEGNSADLCFIKLNNQVSPLISLPGFSNIMHNIVLYTRNEMIDHVMSNGVWIMQDKKFLTIDEEKIRREYSLLVAQLFQNK
- a CDS encoding purine-nucleoside phosphorylase encodes the protein MKKYVKMTILLLVLVISATNLMAQGVVEKPVVKVLVLDMFEVGANKGDFAGEFQNYYETYFDGAESYTLNSMPLTLYINDDGVAGCIAGMGKAQASSTLTAILSDPRFDFSQTYILVSGCSGMPPQRGTLGDVVWANELVDFELGHAWTESDIAPGTSATFLRSEGYDRAGYIKLNASLSQWAYETTKDVVLVDDPKAAAYRANYGAAEALETPAVRMGVSVTGDSYWHGEHSSLHADEVCAAYGAGTYMVTQMEDSAFGVAAMNYGLLDRLLVCRDVVNFDQPYPGQTVLESLSASSGAFSMGMKNGFLVGSKVIDSLVANWDSYGTTIPSVK
- a CDS encoding NAD(P)H-dependent flavin oxidoreductase, whose translation is MNTSRFDTLLTSLRTVSDNLSKTLPFKKISGFIEEIQQTKPAWPPLRIGRLVAPVPIVQGGMGVGISLSSLASAVAEAGGIGVIAANGIGLLEKDYFEDGQAAGLRAFRREIRTAREKTKGIIGVNIMVALNDFHQMLDVAIEEKVDIVFMGAGLPIKGLPVARMRENGVAVAPIVSSARAAEMIFKMWGKIYQDIPDAVVFEGPLAGGHLGFAPEQLDKEEFQLKAIVPQIVEALIPFSKEFGREIPVIAGGGVYSGQDVYDTLQLGASGVQMATRFVATDECDADIKFKQAYVDCTEDQIGLIKSPVGMPGRAIRNDFILAAEEGRRPSFRCAWKCLASCKAQDANYCISIALNNARKGLLRQGFVFVGANAYKIDSIVPVASLVNELAEGYWLAAHEKASVKLEQLVERAEKLWKKYEGMDSLVIELGKAYEQALHALPEISLTELRNQYNSAISKARNLQLQTVEHVVGAWDLFKASPATVPQTSK
- a CDS encoding pyridoxamine 5'-phosphate oxidase family protein → MEKLPKRVLDAWEQREPAVVFTTVNGEGIPNSIYATCVGLYQESEIVIANNYFQKTFENIQQGSKATVLFITKEGKSFQIKGELEYHTEGSYYSFMKTWNPSKHPGHGAAVLKVSEIFSGKEKLL